The Thermocrinis albus DSM 14484 genome segment GTAAGTTTCACCGTACATATGTCTTTTGGGAGGCTCTTCCTTAAGGAACACCACAGCACCACTCTCACTTTCAGGATCCCATATCCAACTGGTCCACAGCACGTATTCCTCCGGGAAGGTGAAGTGAAGGAGCTCGGAAGCTAAGTCTCTCGCAGCTCTCCTATCTACCCCCCTTATCTCCTTCACAAACTTCTCTACGCGCTCTTCCCAGCTGTCAGCTTTGCCATACAAGAGATCCGCAATGGCCTTCTTTAGTTTTTCTACACCAGTCTCCTCTAACAGTTTCTCCTTCTTTCTACGTACCGAGAATACCTTCTCCAGAACCTCCTTGAGTTCTTCCTCCGTAAGAGAAGGTAATTTCTCCCGCGCCAAGAGTTTCTGAAAGAGAAGGGACTTGGCGAGGAGGTCCTTGTAGAAGTTTTGAACGAACTCCTCGCCTTCTCCTAAGATCTTTATGAGGTAATCTCTCACCAAAAAGTCATCCAGTGTTGTTACTTTCTTCATACCGTCACCTTTGCTCCTATGAAAGTGGCAGCTTCTGCCGCAGCAGCCTCACCTTCTGATAGAGAGGACTCTATATCTATGGGACCTTTACATGCCCCTGCAATGAAGACTCCGGGTTTGTTGGATATTATGTTGGAACCTGATTCCTCAGAAGGTATGAGGAACTTGCTATCGGGATCCTGTGCAAGACCCAGTATCTTGGCCACCTTTTTGGTACCTTCGGATGGTTCCATACCCAGAACAAGTACCACCAGATCCATAGGCACTTCTGCGGGTCTCTGCACTATGGTATCCTCGTGCTTCACTCTCAGTCTTCCGTCCGCCGGGCTATAGGTTATCTCCGCTATTCTACCTCTTACGTACCTTACACCGTACTTTTCTTGAGGAGCCCAGTAGAAGGGATACTCCCAAGTACCGTAGGTTCTTACGTCCATATAGTAGCAGAAGACTTCTACATCGGGATAGTGTTCCTTGATTTCAGAACCTTGCAGACCGGAGAGAGCACAACCGTATCTGCAGCAGTGCACGTTGGTAACACCCAACTGCCTGTCTCTGGAGCCTACGCAGAAGACAAAGGCCACTCTCTTGGGAAGCTGTCCGTTGGAAGGTCTGTAAAGCCTACCTTCCCTAGAGAACATCTGCTCCAGCTCTAGGTTTGTGATAACGTCCGGATATATGCCGTAACCTAACTCACCCTTTCTCCTAGGGTCAAAGTGCTGAAAACCGGTAGCCACTATTATGGCAGCCACTTCATGGGTTTCGCCGTTGGAGAGTCTTACCTTGTAAGCGCCGGGCTCTCCTTCACAGGCCTCCAGTTCCGTCTTGAGCTTTACCTGCACGTTGGGGTTGCTTTCCACTTCCTTGATGTAAGGTCCCAAGACCTGTGACGGTTTCAGCTTACGAGGTATGAGGGTGTGGTAATCTTCCAGGATGGGCCTTCCACCCAGTCTGTCCTCCTTCTCCACCAGGATGGTGGGAACGCCCAACCTTCCTAGGGTTCTCGCCGCAGCGAGACCAGCAGGACCACCACCTACCACTAGCACACTCTTAGCCATATCTAACCTCCTTTAGTGGTGTTAAGGGGCGCAGAGCGCCCCAACCTTATTACGACTTGAAGAGAGGCATGTTGGCTGTTGCCGAAGCCTTTGGCTTACCTGTGGAAGTTCTGCTGTAAGGTTCATACAGGTCGTACTCTTTGAAGAACTCCATCAGCTGGTCGTATTTACCGGCCTTTTCCAATTCAGCTATGTACTTAACAGTGTCTTCCCATTCCTTCTTCAGTTCTCTCCAGTTGGTTATACCCATCTTTTCCAGGAGAGGTTCATAAGAAGAGCAGTTCCAGTAAAGTTGGACCACTTTGAAGGGATGTGCACCACATGCCAAAGCAGCAAACATAACGTCAGACATGACAGCCACAGGATAGTACATGCCGTGGGCCTTACCTATCCACTGGTTCTTTTCAAAGGTGGTGGTGCAACCGGTGTCGTGGGTTATTATCACATCCGCCTTCACCTCTTCGTAGATGACCTTCAGCTTCCTCTGTATAGCAAAGGACCTTGTAAACTCACGCTCGGTGAGGATGTGTCTGAAACCAAAACCACAGCAGTCGTACCAGGTAGAGTAGTCTACTACCTGTGCACCCAGGGCTTGCATAACAGCCGTGGATGCAGCGGGTCTTTGACCGTTGAACACCTCAGGATCGTAGGGGTAGTCATCAGCTATCATCTTGTAAGTGTGGCATGCGTTGTGGATGGCCACCCTCACGTTAGAGACATCTATTCCTTTGGCCTTACCTTCCTTTTGATAGAGTTCCGCTATCCTGTATCTCATAGCGTGGACCCACTCGGAGTAGTGGACTATTTCTTGGGGTATGACAATCCTTCCATCCTCCGTAAGTCTACCCAACTTCTTCAAAATAGGTTTTACGGCATCCCTAAGTTCCTTGTTCATTATGAGCTGTTCCCTCGTCTCTTTGTAGGAACCGAAGGAAGTTCCGCAGTGGATCAGAGGATAGTAACCTGTCTTCCAAGCTTGGTGCATGTTTCTCAGCCACACAGCTGCTAAAGCTACCGGGTTTGAAGTTCCTGATCCGTGATAGTTCCAAGCTGTACAAGAAGTTTGGTGAGGTTCGTTCAGGTAATCCAGACCGAACTTGTTCATGAACCAGAAGACGGATGCAGGATAGCCGGGTATGTTACCACACTGTCCACAGGACTTGTGATGCCACAGCTTGTTGGTGGGTATCAGCTTTATTCTACCCGTACGCGTGTACACGGGAACAGGTTGATGCTCCTCCGTTATCCTGTGAATGAGAATTTCACCCTTTGCTTCCAGCTCCTCCATCATTTCAAAGATGTGGTCGTAGTGGGCATCGTACTCCTTAACGGGGAAGGGTGGTTCTTCAGGGTACCTCAGCAAGCCTCCGGGGCTCGTGTAACCCCATTTTGAATCTAACTTAGCGTGTCCCATGGTAACACCTCCTTAGTTTTTTTTGGGGCTTCAACCCCCTTCATAAGCTCACTCCTCTTCCGCATACAGCTCTTGGTATCTCTCTTCGTTCTCTTCCACTATGTCCATTATCACGTTGTAAAGGTTAGGATCCAGTTTTTCCAACATCTCAAATATTCCGGTCTCTCTCCATATGGTGTACATCTCTATAGCGGTTTCCAGAGAAACTTCCCATGCGGTCTTTACCGATTTACCCACGTCAAAGGGGATGGCCATACGTTTTGCCCTTAGGTTTTCCATGTTGTCGGCCATCTTTGGACCCCAGTCAGGGAAGAAGTCAGGCTGAAGCATGTCAGCGGAGAGCTGGTTACCCGTTGTCATCACCTTAAGGAGAACTCTTCCGTAAGGTTTCAGAAGGTCCTTGGTAGCTTCAAAGGCGTTCCTTACAGCCACTTCCCGCATTATGGCCACAAGACCACCGGGGTTATTAACGAAGGGACACCTTATCCAACAGGTGAAACACTGGGAACAGGCCCATATGTATTCGTGCATCATATCGTAGAGGACCTCTACGTCCTCCTCCAGGAACCTCTGAACTATCTCTCTGGGAGAGTAGTCAAAAAACCTGTTGGATGGACATGAGGCTGTACAAACACCGCAGTTGAGACATCCAAACAGGTACTCCTTAAACCGGAAGTCCGACTTTACTTCCTCTATGACCCTTACCTTCTCTTCCCAAGGCACCGCCTTGGTTTTCTCTGATATAGGTATGTTATACCCATAAGGGTGTCCTTCCATGGCTAAACCTCCTACAAGTTCCTGTTTCACAATTTATGCACTTCCTCATAAAAGAACTTAAATTTTTCTTATGTATATATAAGCATGAGCTTATAAAGGACCACCAAAAGAGGGCTTCAGAGGGTAATAACAGCATACTCACCACTCATAAGCTTATCCAAGAAAGCGGCACCACCTATGATACCGTCACAGAGTTCCGGGTTCACATCCTCTTTCTTATACACGTCAGTAAGGTCCAAAGATGGCACGCAGAGGTATATCTTCACACCGGCCTCCTTAGCCATCTTAATAAAGTCATAAACCGTCTGCTCTACACCTGGCCTCACTTTCACCTTTTTGGCGTTGTCCCTCATGAGCAGGAATCCTGCCTCTGAAGTTATGACCATCTCCACCTCGTAATCCATAGTGGTGGCTGCTGTGGCTAAAAAGAAGGGTGCACCTGCCTGAGGGTTTATGAGCTCTCCTGTTGTGGGTTCTGCTCGCTCAAAGAAAGGTACCGTGAGGATGTAAAAGAGCAGCTTTTCGTACGCCATACCTCCCACCTGTGTTACCCAAGCTGTGCAAACTCACACAGCTCAGGTGCGGGGGTATTTGTATACCGCCTTTTTAGGGTGTCCATGGCCCCCGCAGGCGGTATTTGGACACCCTTCAAACGAAGATTACCATCGGCTTATCAGCTTCCAATACGTAATTGATAAAGGTGGCTGCTCCTGCCGGAGGCTCCAAACCGTCTATGAGGTCCTCGTACTTGTATCCGAAGAGTTCCATAGTCATTTGGCAGGGGATGAGCTTTACATCAGCCTCCTTGCAAGCTTCTAAGAGCTCTGGTATGCTGGCAACACCGTGTTCTTTTAAGGTTTTCTTCATCATGTAAGTCATAAGATCCGTCATTCCCGGTATCACACCCATTATCTGTGGAGGTCCGGGAAACACCGAAGAGATGAGGTTGGTAACAGAATTCTGCATGGAGGGTGGGAAGGCCATGGGCATGGCAGGGTTTCCAAGGGGCGCTATCTTAAGTTCGTGCATCTTCTTCTTGTGGATTATGTTGAGACCGTAGAAGGTGAAGAATATGGCCGTCTCGATACCTAGGGATGCCGCTGTGGAAGCCAATATGAGGGGCGGATAGGCCATGTCCAGCGTTCCTTTAGTGGCTATTATGGCGAGCCTTTCGGTGGCCATTTCTCTCCTCCCTCACTTTTTCTGAATATAGAATATTATCTTACCTCCCTCTTCCACCACTTCCAGAAGTTGATGACCTGTTCTGTTGCAGAAGGCGGGTATGTCCGCTTTAGCTCCTGGGTCTGTGGTTATCACCTCCAGCACCTGTCCGGACTGCAGCTCCTCCAGCGCTTTTTTGGTCTTCAAAACAGGAAGAGGACAGTTAAGACCTGAAGCGTCCAGTGTCTTGTGGGGTGTTACAGTAGCCATCGCTCTACCTCCTTTAAAAGTTCCTAAGCAATTCTTATTATATCCTCCTACCTGTTCTATGTCATTAATTTTCTTTATAGCTTTTTAAGATATCCTTATATAATAGTGGGAGGTACCATGCGTACAGGTTTCCTCTATGACGACATTTATCTGGAACATAACAACAGAGGCCATCCGGAAAACAAAGATAGGTTAATAGCTATAATGCAAGGATTGGAAAGTAGGAGGCTGTTCCAGAAGGTGGTGAAAGTAAGACCCCGTAGGGCCACCGTTCAGGAGGTCTCTCTAAACCATGACCTCGCATACATTCAGGAGATACACGATTTTTGTGCAGCGGGGGGCGGGTATCTGGATCCTGACACCTACGCTAACGCCATGTCTTACGAGGTAGCGTTATACGCCGTAGGCGGTGTTTTGGAGGGTATAGATAGGTTGCTGAATGGTGAACTGGAGGCGGTTTTCTGTGCCGTAAGACCTCCCGGACATCACGCGGAACGTTCAAAAGCTATGGGTTTCTGCATATTTAACAACGTGGCGGTGGGAGCTCACTATCTTATCAACAGGGGTATTAAGAAGGTGTTCATCATAGACTTTGATGCCCACCACGGTAACGGAACTCAGCGCAGTTTTTATGAAGATGATAGGGTGTTTTACTTTTCCACTCACGAGTATCCCTTCTATCCAGGGACTGGCTCAGCAGATGAAAGAGGTGCCGGTAGGGGGTACGGTTTTACTTACAACGTTCCCATGAAGGCCGGTGCCGGAGACGAAGAGTATCTTAGGGTGTACAAGGAAATCTTACCTGCCTTGGTAAAGGACTTCAAACCGGAGTTTCTCTTAGTTTCCGCCGGATACGATCTACACAAAGATGACCCTCTCACTTACCTTGATGTCACCACAGAGGGAATAAGGGAGATAGTGAGTAGCATAGTGAATGTATCTAAAGCCCTCTCCATACCGTTGCTACTGGCTTTGGAGGGTGGTTATAACCTCAGAGTGCTGTCAGAATGCGTAGCAGATACACTGGAGATACTACTGGAGGCCTGATGTGGGCAAGATAAAACATTACCTTTGGCAGTTTTTCAGCTTTCTGTTAGCAGCGTACGGTTTCTATCTATTGTTCCTGCTTCTGTGGGATACCTTCTTACGCATAAACAGAACCATGGCCCTACCACTATCTTTGGGAATAACTCTGTCACTGGTACTGGCAACCCTAGTTTACTATTTGAAGAAGGGTAAGCTTCCTCTTTAGTTGGTATAATAAGTATGTGGGTACCCAAATGCCGCCTGCTGGGGACTGGGTACCTTTAAAAAGGCGGGATACAAATACCCCAGCCCCGAGCTGTGCTTTAACAGTGGCTCGGGAAGAAGGTGAGTGCTTTGGCTATAGTAGTAGTAGGAGATAACGAGTCCTTCGAGAAGGTTCTTAAGAAGTTTAAGAGAGTGGTGGAGAAAGAGGGTATACTGACGGAGGTAAGGAGAAGGCAGTTCTACGAAAAGCCCAGCGAGAAGAGAAAGAGGAAGGAGAGGGCTGCCCGTAAGAGGATAATTAAGGCCCTCAAGAAGCGGAACCTTCTTTAAGCTCTCCCAGTTTATAGAGCCTTAACACCTCCCTCTGTTCCTCTATTATGAGTTTCCTTATCAAATCCTGAAGTTCTGTGTTTACATTCACCCATTGAATGCCGACACACGTACGGTCTGCAGAGCCACGCACGTGTTTCACTATGCCTCTCACATCCCGGAAAGAGTATCCCTTCCACTCAAAGGTTACCGACACCTCCTGTCCTTCAGTTAAGTCCAGGAAGGATTCCTTGCAAGCACGTAGACCTCCCGGACTTATATCCTCTACTATTACCTCCACGGATCTGGGAAGGCCGGCTACCCAAAGCAAAGCTGGTATGCGAACCTTCCATCTAACGGTTTCTCTCAGCTGAATCTTCCCCAGCTTGTCTACGTGGGGTAAGACTAAAACGAGTCTGTTCCTATCTCTATAACTTCTCAACACCGGAGCCGTCATGTGGTAGCGACCGTCATCCTCCCGCGTAAAGATAAACTTCACAGTATCCCCTACACCTACGCCCCTGCATCCCTCTTCCAGAAGGGCTATGTGGATCTCTTCCTCCGTTTTCTCCCACACAGCGGCACCATACATACCTCCCTCACAACTTACGAAACCTGTTTGGTAAAGATCTATCTCCCTAGAGGTGGTAAGAGGTATGAACCATGGCAGATAATCGAAGCGAAGTTTACGTCTTATAACTGGTATAAACTCCACACTGTCCGGTTTTTCCCTTACGAGGTGCGACACACAGCGCTCAAAAACCACCTTGCTGTTTAGCACTTTCAACGGTTCCTTTAACCTCTTGGCACAGGAGTAAAGAATGTAGGCTTCCTTATCCTCCAGGCCCATCTGTCGTGCGTAAAGCAGAAATTCCTCTCTCCTTCTCCTTCCAAGAACATATCTGGAGTAAAGATATGGTATTAGCAACAGGAGTAAAACTGAAAGTAAGAGGATCAGTATAACGCCCAACACGTCAGTAAGAGTAGGTTTCTGAAACATGTACCTGGTAGCTTCTCTGAAGGTTTCAAACCCCCCCTGATACTCCATTTAACTTAAATTTAGCCCTCTAGATACTTTTCTACTTCAAGAGCTGCCAAACATCCTTCACCTACAGCCACAGCCACCTGTCCTGTAGATCCGCTCCTGCAGTCTCCCGCAGCAAAAACTCCCTCCATACTGGTTCTCAGCTTACTGTCTGTTATAACGTACCCCCTCTCATCAAGATCCACCACACCCCTCAAGAATCCCGTATTAGGTTCAAGTCCTATAAATATGAAAACGCCTTCTACGGGAAGTTCTGACAACTCACCCGTTTTTGTATCCTGAAGGATTATCTTCTCCACAGCTTCCGATCCTTTTATCTCCACTACCACTTTGTTGGGAAGGAACTTTACCTTGGGGTGGGAAAGTATCTTCTCCTGCAGATGCTTCTGAGCTCTGAGTTGATCCCTCCTGTGAATCAGATAAACTACACTGCCGAATCTGGTGAGAAAAAGCCCTTCCTGACAGGCGGAGTCTCCCCCTCCTACCACCGCTATGGGAACACCCTCAAAGAGAGGTCCATCACAGGTAGCGCAGTAAGAGACACCTCTGTTTATAAACTCCTCCTCGCCAGGGACTCCCAAACGCCTCGGGCTTGCCCCTGAAGCCACTATAACCGCCTTACTCCTCACCACCTCACCTGTTCTTAGGTGAAGATGGATCTCCTTTCCATTCTTGGACAGACCGGTAACCTCTTTACGCACTATCTGAAGTCCGAATCTCTCCGCTTGTGACTTAAAGCGCTGGATCAGTTCCTTACCACTTATGCCATCGGGGAAACCAGGGTAGTTCTCCACAAGATCCGTTATGGCTATTTGTCCACCCAAAGTTCCCTTCTCTAAAAGGACAGTGTTCAGTTTGGCTCTAGCACAGTAAAGACCTGCCGTCAGACCGGCAGGCCCACCACCTACTATCACGCAGTCGTAGAGGATGTCCTCACTTACCCCCATCACAGATGACTGAGTATCATCTGTTTCAGAGCTTCCTTAGGCTGGACGCCTATACGGGTGTCCACCACCTCACCGTTCTTGAAGAGCATAATAGTAGGTATGGCTCTTATGCCGTACTGCATGGCGATGTTGGGATTCTCATCGGTGTTAAGCTTACCAAATTTGACTTTCCCTTCCAGCTCAGCCGCCAGTTCCTCTATTATGGGTGCTATTATCCTACACGGTCCGCACCAAGGTGCCCAAAAGTCCACTACAACGGGTATGGACGAGTTAATAACCTCAGAGTGCCAGTTGCTCTCAGTAAGCGTTATCACATGCCCTGCCATAATCTCACCCTGTTACCCGAACCATCCATGTTCGGGTGCCGGGCTATTTGTAACGCGCCCTTCAATGGGTGTCCAGATACCCGGCAGGCGCCATTTGGACACCCCTACGAGCTTAACTTTCTTTACCTGCAACGGATGCTGTCCCCGTTAGTATTCT includes the following:
- a CDS encoding FAD-dependent oxidoreductase; the encoded protein is MAKSVLVVGGGPAGLAAARTLGRLGVPTILVEKEDRLGGRPILEDYHTLIPRKLKPSQVLGPYIKEVESNPNVQVKLKTELEACEGEPGAYKVRLSNGETHEVAAIIVATGFQHFDPRRKGELGYGIYPDVITNLELEQMFSREGRLYRPSNGQLPKRVAFVFCVGSRDRQLGVTNVHCCRYGCALSGLQGSEIKEHYPDVEVFCYYMDVRTYGTWEYPFYWAPQEKYGVRYVRGRIAEITYSPADGRLRVKHEDTIVQRPAEVPMDLVVLVLGMEPSEGTKKVAKILGLAQDPDSKFLIPSEESGSNIISNKPGVFIAGACKGPIDIESSLSEGEAAAAEAATFIGAKVTV
- a CDS encoding heterodisulfide reductase-related iron-sulfur binding cluster gives rise to the protein MGHAKLDSKWGYTSPGGLLRYPEEPPFPVKEYDAHYDHIFEMMEELEAKGEILIHRITEEHQPVPVYTRTGRIKLIPTNKLWHHKSCGQCGNIPGYPASVFWFMNKFGLDYLNEPHQTSCTAWNYHGSGTSNPVALAAVWLRNMHQAWKTGYYPLIHCGTSFGSYKETREQLIMNKELRDAVKPILKKLGRLTEDGRIVIPQEIVHYSEWVHAMRYRIAELYQKEGKAKGIDVSNVRVAIHNACHTYKMIADDYPYDPEVFNGQRPAASTAVMQALGAQVVDYSTWYDCCGFGFRHILTEREFTRSFAIQRKLKVIYEEVKADVIITHDTGCTTTFEKNQWIGKAHGMYYPVAVMSDVMFAALACGAHPFKVVQLYWNCSSYEPLLEKMGITNWRELKKEWEDTVKYIAELEKAGKYDQLMEFFKEYDLYEPYSRTSTGKPKASATANMPLFKS
- a CDS encoding 4Fe-4S dicluster domain-containing protein gives rise to the protein MEGHPYGYNIPISEKTKAVPWEEKVRVIEEVKSDFRFKEYLFGCLNCGVCTASCPSNRFFDYSPREIVQRFLEEDVEVLYDMMHEYIWACSQCFTCWIRCPFVNNPGGLVAIMREVAVRNAFEATKDLLKPYGRVLLKVMTTGNQLSADMLQPDFFPDWGPKMADNMENLRAKRMAIPFDVGKSVKTAWEVSLETAIEMYTIWRETGIFEMLEKLDPNLYNVIMDIVEENEERYQELYAEEE
- a CDS encoding DsrE family protein; this encodes MAYEKLLFYILTVPFFERAEPTTGELINPQAGAPFFLATAATTMDYEVEMVITSEAGFLLMRDNAKKVKVRPGVEQTVYDFIKMAKEAGVKIYLCVPSLDLTDVYKKEDVNPELCDGIIGGAAFLDKLMSGEYAVITL
- a CDS encoding DsrE/DsrF/DrsH-like family protein, whose product is MATERLAIIATKGTLDMAYPPLILASTAASLGIETAIFFTFYGLNIIHKKKMHELKIAPLGNPAMPMAFPPSMQNSVTNLISSVFPGPPQIMGVIPGMTDLMTYMMKKTLKEHGVASIPELLEACKEADVKLIPCQMTMELFGYKYEDLIDGLEPPAGAATFINYVLEADKPMVIFV
- a CDS encoding sulfurtransferase TusA family protein, whose amino-acid sequence is MATVTPHKTLDASGLNCPLPVLKTKKALEELQSGQVLEVITTDPGAKADIPAFCNRTGHQLLEVVEEGGKIIFYIQKK
- a CDS encoding histone deacetylase family protein, whose amino-acid sequence is MRTGFLYDDIYLEHNNRGHPENKDRLIAIMQGLESRRLFQKVVKVRPRRATVQEVSLNHDLAYIQEIHDFCAAGGGYLDPDTYANAMSYEVALYAVGGVLEGIDRLLNGELEAVFCAVRPPGHHAERSKAMGFCIFNNVAVGAHYLINRGIKKVFIIDFDAHHGNGTQRSFYEDDRVFYFSTHEYPFYPGTGSADERGAGRGYGFTYNVPMKAGAGDEEYLRVYKEILPALVKDFKPEFLLVSAGYDLHKDDPLTYLDVTTEGIREIVSSIVNVSKALSIPLLLALEGGYNLRVLSECVADTLEILLEA
- the rpsU gene encoding 30S ribosomal protein S21, with the protein product MAIVVVGDNESFEKVLKKFKRVVEKEGILTEVRRRQFYEKPSEKRKRKERAARKRIIKALKKRNLL
- a CDS encoding flagellar brake protein, whose product is MEYQGGFETFREATRYMFQKPTLTDVLGVILILLLSVLLLLLIPYLYSRYVLGRRRREEFLLYARQMGLEDKEAYILYSCAKRLKEPLKVLNSKVVFERCVSHLVREKPDSVEFIPVIRRKLRFDYLPWFIPLTTSREIDLYQTGFVSCEGGMYGAAVWEKTEEEIHIALLEEGCRGVGVGDTVKFIFTREDDGRYHMTAPVLRSYRDRNRLVLVLPHVDKLGKIQLRETVRWKVRIPALLWVAGLPRSVEVIVEDISPGGLRACKESFLDLTEGQEVSVTFEWKGYSFRDVRGIVKHVRGSADRTCVGIQWVNVNTELQDLIRKLIIEEQREVLRLYKLGELKEGSAS
- the trxB gene encoding thioredoxin-disulfide reductase, producing MGVSEDILYDCVIVGGGPAGLTAGLYCARAKLNTVLLEKGTLGGQIAITDLVENYPGFPDGISGKELIQRFKSQAERFGLQIVRKEVTGLSKNGKEIHLHLRTGEVVRSKAVIVASGASPRRLGVPGEEEFINRGVSYCATCDGPLFEGVPIAVVGGGDSACQEGLFLTRFGSVVYLIHRRDQLRAQKHLQEKILSHPKVKFLPNKVVVEIKGSEAVEKIILQDTKTGELSELPVEGVFIFIGLEPNTGFLRGVVDLDERGYVITDSKLRTSMEGVFAAGDCRSGSTGQVAVAVGEGCLAALEVEKYLEG
- the trxA gene encoding thioredoxin, which translates into the protein MAGHVITLTESNWHSEVINSSIPVVVDFWAPWCGPCRIIAPIIEELAAELEGKVKFGKLNTDENPNIAMQYGIRAIPTIMLFKNGEVVDTRIGVQPKEALKQMILSHL